The following coding sequences lie in one Mycobacterium sp. Z3061 genomic window:
- a CDS encoding Ppx/GppA phosphatase family protein codes for MALTRLAGIDCGTNSIRLLIADVEGERLRDVHREMRIVRLGQGVDATGEFAPEAIARTRAALVDYAGLLRLHSAERVRMVATSATRDAANRDVFFAMTAEVLGAVIPGAVAEVITGDEEASLSFRGAVGELDSAGAPFVVVDLGGGSTEIVVGTAADEIVASYSADIGCVRLTERCLHSDPPAADEVAAAREVVRERLDVALRAVPVAGARTWVGLAGTMTTLSALAQGLTGYDAAAIHLSRVPFGELLQVCDRLIGMTRAQRAALGPMHEGRVDVIGGGAIVVQELARELGSRAGISELVVSEHDILDGIVLSIA; via the coding sequence ATGGCTTTGACGCGACTGGCTGGTATCGACTGCGGAACCAACTCGATTCGGTTGTTGATCGCCGATGTCGAGGGGGAGCGGCTGCGCGATGTCCATCGCGAGATGCGCATCGTCCGGTTGGGTCAGGGTGTCGACGCGACGGGGGAGTTCGCGCCCGAGGCGATCGCCCGGACCCGGGCGGCGCTGGTCGATTACGCCGGGTTGCTTCGTCTGCACAGTGCCGAGCGGGTGCGAATGGTGGCCACCTCGGCGACGCGCGATGCCGCCAATCGCGATGTCTTCTTTGCGATGACCGCCGAGGTGCTGGGGGCGGTGATTCCAGGGGCGGTTGCCGAGGTGATCACCGGCGACGAGGAGGCCAGTCTGTCATTCCGGGGTGCGGTCGGCGAGTTGGACAGTGCCGGTGCGCCTTTCGTCGTTGTCGACCTGGGCGGGGGTTCGACGGAAATCGTGGTCGGCACGGCGGCCGATGAGATCGTGGCGAGTTACTCGGCCGACATCGGTTGCGTGCGTCTGACCGAACGGTGTCTGCACTCCGACCCGCCGGCTGCGGATGAAGTCGCGGCGGCCCGCGAAGTGGTGCGTGAGCGGCTCGACGTCGCCTTGCGCGCGGTGCCGGTGGCGGGGGCGCGCACCTGGGTCGGGCTGGCGGGGACGATGACGACGCTGTCGGCGCTGGCGCAGGGTCTGACTGGCTATGACGCTGCGGCAATTCATCTTTCGCGGGTGCCGTTTGGTGAGCTGCTGCAGGTGTGCGACCGGCTGATCGGTATGACCCGGGCGCAGCGTGCTGCGCTCGGTCCCATGCACGAGGGCCGGGTGGACGTGATCGGTGGCGGTGCGATCGTGGTGCAGGAGTTGGCGAGGGAATTGGGTTCGCGCGCCGGCATATCGGAGTTGGTGGTCAGTGAGCACGACATCCTGGACGGGATCGTCTTGTCGATCGCGTAA
- a CDS encoding DUF501 domain-containing protein — translation MVDQADLEAVARQLGREPRGVLEVAYRCLDGEPGVVKTAPKLPDGTPFPTLYYLTHPVLTAAASRLETTGLMRDMTERLGRDPDLATAYRRAHESYLAERDAIEPLGTTFSGGGMPDRVKCLHVLIAHSLAKGPGVNPFGDEALALLAAESGAAASLVGRQWL, via the coding sequence GTGGTTGATCAGGCGGACCTGGAGGCGGTGGCGCGTCAGCTGGGTCGCGAGCCTCGAGGTGTGCTCGAAGTCGCCTACCGGTGCTTGGACGGCGAACCGGGAGTGGTGAAGACCGCGCCGAAACTTCCTGACGGGACGCCGTTTCCGACGCTGTACTACCTGACGCATCCGGTGCTCACCGCAGCGGCGAGCCGATTGGAAACGACGGGGCTCATGCGCGACATGACCGAGAGGTTGGGCCGTGATCCAGATCTGGCCACCGCGTACCGTCGCGCGCACGAGTCGTATCTGGCCGAGCGGGATGCGATCGAACCCTTGGGTACCACGTTCTCCGGCGGTGGCATGCCGGACCGGGTCAAATGCCTGCATGTGCTGATCGCACACTCGCTGGCCAAGGGGCCTGGGGTCAACCCCTTCGGTGACGAAGCGTTGGCGCTGCTGGCCGCCGAGTCCGGTGCTGCGGCTTCTTTAGTTGGGAGACAATGGCTTTGA
- a CDS encoding septum formation initiator family protein, which translates to MPATWRSPGTERTPSSLSPKPDPKRRSPASRPGKPGDSARARRTGGSSKSYASPVSRPVSKPAQTAPDESRSTGSLHEHVVDPIKRSFTESVEQRSDQRLGFTARRAAILAAVVCVLTLTIAGPVRTYFSQRTEMAQLSATEAALRRQIADLEQRKGQLADPAYVAAQARERLGFVKPGDIPFQVQLPPGSAAAPQPGAEVGGAVKNEPWYTSLWHTIADAPHLPPAAGPAPEQAPPNPPPPGG; encoded by the coding sequence ATGCCGGCGACCTGGCGTTCCCCCGGTACGGAGCGGACCCCAAGTAGCTTGTCTCCCAAGCCTGATCCGAAACGGCGATCCCCGGCGTCACGGCCGGGGAAGCCGGGTGATTCGGCTCGGGCGCGTCGGACCGGTGGTTCGTCGAAGTCCTACGCCAGTCCTGTTTCGAGGCCGGTTTCCAAGCCGGCGCAGACGGCTCCTGACGAGAGCCGGTCCACCGGCTCGTTGCACGAGCATGTGGTGGATCCCATCAAGCGGTCCTTCACCGAATCCGTTGAGCAGCGGTCGGATCAGCGGCTGGGTTTCACCGCTCGGCGCGCCGCCATCCTGGCCGCGGTGGTGTGTGTGCTGACGCTGACGATTGCCGGCCCGGTGCGCACGTACTTCTCGCAACGCACCGAGATGGCGCAACTGTCGGCGACCGAGGCCGCGCTGCGCCGCCAGATTGCGGACCTGGAACAACGCAAGGGCCAACTGGCCGATCCGGCCTATGTCGCGGCGCAGGCGCGCGAGCGCCTCGGCTTCGTCAAGCCCGGGGACATTCCGTTCCAGGTTCAGCTGCCGCCCGGGTCCGCGGCGGCGCCGCAGCCGGGCGCCGAGGTGGGCGGTGCGGTGAAGAACGAGCCCTGGTACACCTCGTTGTGGCACACGATCGCCGACGCGCCGCACCTGCCGCCCGCGGCCGGCCCGGCGCCCGAGCAGGCGCCGCCCAACCCGCCGCCGCCCGGTGGTTGA
- the eno gene encoding phosphopyruvate hydratase, producing MPIIEQVGAREILDSRGNPTVEVEVALIDGTFARAAVPSGASTGEHEAVELRDGGDRYGGKGVKKAVQAVLDEIGPAVIGLNADDQRLVDQALVDLDGTPDKSRLGANAILGISLAVAKAAADSAALPLFRYLGGPNAHILPVPMMNIVNGGAHADTGVDVQEFMVAPIGAPSFSESLRWGAEVYHALKSVLKKEGLSTGLGDEGGFAPDVAGTTAALDLISRAIESAGFKLGVDVALALDVAATEFYTEGTGYSFEGSTRTADEMTEFYAGLLNAYPLVSIEDPLSEDDWDGWTALTAGIGDRVQIVGDDLFVTNPERLEEGIERGAANALLVKVNQIGTLTETLDAVALAHHSGYRTMMSHRSGETEDTTIADLAVAVGSGQIKTGAPARSERVAKYNQLLRIEEALGDAARYAGDLAFPRYGADPK from the coding sequence GTGCCGATTATCGAGCAGGTCGGAGCCCGCGAGATCCTCGACTCCCGCGGCAACCCGACCGTCGAGGTCGAGGTCGCGCTGATCGACGGAACATTCGCCCGTGCGGCGGTGCCGTCGGGCGCGTCGACCGGCGAGCACGAGGCGGTCGAATTGCGCGACGGCGGTGACCGGTACGGCGGCAAGGGGGTGAAGAAGGCCGTTCAGGCGGTGCTGGACGAGATCGGGCCGGCGGTCATCGGTCTGAACGCCGACGACCAGCGGTTGGTCGACCAGGCGCTGGTCGACCTCGACGGCACCCCCGACAAGTCCCGGCTGGGGGCTAATGCAATCCTCGGCATCTCGCTGGCCGTCGCCAAGGCGGCGGCCGACTCGGCGGCGCTGCCGCTGTTTCGGTACCTGGGCGGACCGAACGCCCACATCCTGCCGGTGCCGATGATGAACATCGTCAACGGCGGCGCGCACGCCGACACCGGCGTCGACGTCCAGGAGTTCATGGTGGCGCCCATCGGCGCCCCCAGCTTCAGCGAGTCGCTGCGCTGGGGCGCCGAGGTGTACCACGCGCTCAAGTCGGTGCTGAAGAAGGAGGGGCTGTCCACGGGGCTGGGCGACGAGGGTGGTTTCGCCCCGGACGTCGCCGGCACCACCGCAGCCCTCGATTTGATCAGCCGCGCCATCGAGTCGGCCGGCTTCAAACTCGGTGTGGATGTCGCGCTGGCGCTCGATGTGGCGGCAACCGAGTTCTACACCGAGGGCACTGGATACAGCTTCGAGGGCTCGACCCGGACGGCCGATGAGATGACGGAGTTCTACGCCGGGCTGCTCAACGCCTACCCGCTGGTGTCCATCGAAGACCCGCTGTCCGAGGATGATTGGGACGGTTGGACCGCGCTGACGGCCGGTATCGGTGACCGGGTGCAGATCGTCGGCGACGACCTGTTCGTCACCAATCCCGAGCGCCTCGAAGAAGGCATCGAACGCGGTGCGGCAAATGCGTTGCTGGTCAAGGTGAATCAGATCGGGACACTGACCGAGACGCTGGACGCGGTCGCCCTGGCGCACCACAGCGGATACCGCACGATGATGAGCCACCGCAGCGGCGAGACGGAGGACACGACCATCGCCGATCTGGCCGTGGCGGTGGGCAGCGGCCAGATCAAGACGGGCGCGCCCGCGCGCAGTGAACGGGTCGCGAAGTACAACCAGTTGCTGCGGATCGAAGAGGCGCTGGGGGATGCGGCCCGCTATGCCGGCGACCTGGCGTTCCCCCGGTACGGAGCGGACCCCAAGTAG
- a CDS encoding lytic transglycosylase domain-containing protein → MSPRRWLRAVAVIGATAMLLASSCTWQLSLFIPEGVPPPAGDPVPPVDTHAVGRPADQLREWAEARAPALEMPVVALEAYAYAARVAEVENPKCHIAWTTLAGIGQVESHNGTYRGATIAPNGDVRPPIRGVLLDGSGGNLRIVDNDGSLLDGDNGLERAMGPMQFISETWKLYGVDANNDGTASPDNIDDAALSAAGYLCWRGKDLSTARGWINALRAYNNSGVYARAVRDWATAYAAGHPL, encoded by the coding sequence GTGTCGCCGAGACGCTGGTTGCGCGCGGTCGCCGTGATAGGGGCGACCGCGATGCTGTTGGCGTCAAGTTGCACCTGGCAACTCAGCCTGTTCATCCCGGAGGGCGTGCCGCCCCCGGCCGGCGATCCGGTGCCGCCGGTGGACACCCACGCCGTCGGGCGCCCCGCCGACCAGTTGCGGGAATGGGCCGAGGCGCGGGCTCCGGCGCTCGAGATGCCGGTCGTCGCGCTGGAGGCCTACGCCTACGCCGCGCGCGTCGCCGAGGTGGAGAACCCGAAGTGCCACATCGCCTGGACGACGCTGGCGGGCATCGGGCAGGTGGAGAGCCATAACGGCACCTACCGTGGCGCGACGATAGCGCCCAACGGTGACGTCAGACCGCCGATCCGGGGTGTCCTGCTCGACGGCAGCGGCGGCAACCTGCGCATCGTCGACAACGACGGCAGCCTGCTCGACGGGGACAACGGCTTGGAGCGCGCGATGGGGCCGATGCAGTTCATCTCCGAGACCTGGAAACTGTACGGGGTCGACGCCAACAACGACGGCACCGCCAGCCCGGACAACATCGATGACGCCGCATTGTCGGCCGCTGGATATTTGTGTTGGCGCGGAAAGGATCTCTCGACTGCGCGCGGCTGGATCAACGCGTTGCGGGCCTACAACAACTCCGGCGTTTACGCGCGGGCGGTACGGGACTGGGCAACCGCCTATGCGGCGGGTCATCCGCTGTAG
- a CDS encoding nucleoside triphosphate pyrophosphohydrolase, translating to MIVVLVDPRRPALVPVEAIELLSGPVQYTEEMPIAVPWSLPDAHPAYTGEDAPVLLSSDPNHPAVTARLAAGARLIAAPERQRGERLIDAVAMMDKLRTAGPWESEQTHDSLRRYLLEETYELLDAVHSGNVDQLREELGDLLLQVLFHSRIAEDAALLPFSIDDVADTLMRKLGNRVPGVLAGEEISLQDQLAKWEEAKAAERSQKSRNSVLDDVHTGQPALALAQKVIQRVCQAGLPAEFIPTELTAITLSADVDAENTLRAAVLDFVETVRGVEKSIAVTRRGDSIAEELDMTPLGFVTEEEWRAHWPSDGPALEEAEPEHVLEVGSEVPGDLPEEPKESRPKKRKGRR from the coding sequence ATGATTGTCGTCCTGGTCGACCCCCGGCGCCCGGCGCTGGTGCCGGTGGAAGCCATCGAGCTGCTTTCCGGACCCGTGCAGTACACCGAAGAGATGCCGATCGCGGTGCCCTGGTCGCTGCCGGACGCGCACCCGGCCTACACCGGCGAGGACGCGCCGGTGCTGTTGTCGTCGGACCCCAACCATCCCGCGGTCACCGCCCGCCTGGCCGCCGGGGCCCGGCTGATCGCGGCCCCGGAACGTCAGCGCGGCGAACGACTGATCGACGCCGTCGCCATGATGGACAAACTGCGCACCGCCGGGCCCTGGGAAAGTGAACAAACCCACGACTCGCTGCGCCGGTACCTGCTGGAAGAGACCTACGAGCTGTTGGACGCGGTGCACAGCGGCAACGTCGACCAACTGCGTGAAGAACTCGGTGACTTGTTGTTGCAGGTGCTTTTCCACTCGCGCATCGCCGAGGATGCCGCGTTGCTTCCCTTCAGCATCGACGACGTCGCCGACACGCTGATGCGCAAACTCGGCAACCGGGTGCCGGGAGTGCTTGCCGGCGAAGAGATTTCGCTGCAGGATCAGCTGGCCAAGTGGGAAGAGGCCAAGGCCGCCGAGCGCTCACAGAAGTCGCGCAACTCGGTGCTGGACGACGTCCACACCGGTCAGCCGGCATTGGCGCTGGCGCAGAAGGTCATTCAGCGGGTGTGTCAAGCCGGCCTGCCCGCCGAATTCATTCCCACCGAGCTCACCGCGATCACGCTCTCGGCCGATGTCGACGCGGAGAACACGCTGCGCGCAGCCGTGTTGGACTTCGTCGAAACGGTTCGCGGTGTCGAGAAGTCGATTGCCGTCACCCGCCGCGGCGACAGTATCGCCGAAGAACTCGACATGACGCCGTTGGGCTTCGTCACCGAGGAGGAGTGGCGGGCGCACTGGCCGTCCGACGGGCCGGCTCTCGAGGAGGCGGAGCCCGAGCATGTCTTGGAGGTCGGCTCCGAGGTGCCGGGTGACCTGCCCGAAGAACCCAAGGAGTCCCGGCCCAAAAAGCGCAAGGGACGGCGCTGA
- the mfd gene encoding transcription-repair coupling factor, with protein sequence MTAPGTASPDTPIAGLVELALTAPTFQQLIERASDRPEQLPLVGPASARLYVAAALARQGPLLVVTATGREADDLSAELRGVLGDAVAVFPSWETLPHERLSPGIDTVGTRMMVLRRLAHPDDARLGPPLRVVVTAVRSLLQPMAPQLGRQEPLTLTVGDEIPFEDLVQRLVDLAYTRVDMVGRRGEFAVRGGILDIFAPTAEHPVRIEFWGDEITEMRMFSVADQRSIPEIDVDTLVAVACRELLLTDDVRARAAELAGKHPASENTVTGSIIDMLAKLAEGIPVDGMEALQSVLQPSNDGAHTLLTDQLAEGTPVLICDPEKVRTRAADLIKTGREFLEASWSVAALGTDAPVDVEQLGGSGFAELDEAREAARAAGHPWWTLSQLSDESALELDIRSAPSARGHQHDIDGIFAMLRAHVATGGYAAMVAPGTGTAHRMVERLAESDIPAGMLDPGQTPKSGVVGVLRGPLHDGVVIAGANLVVITEADLTGSRATASEGKRLAAKRRNTVDPLALQAGDLVVHDQHGIGRFVEMVERTVGGARREYLVLEYASSKRGGGSDKLYVPMDSLDQLSRYVGGQAPALSKLGGSDWTNTKTKARRAVREIAGELVALYAKRQASPGHAFAPDTPWQAEMEDAFGFTETMDQLTAITEVKSDMEKAIPMDRVICGDVGYGKTEIAVRAAFKAVQDGKQVAVLVPTTLLADQHLQTFTDRMAGFPVTVKGLSRFTDPAESRKVIEGMADGSVDVVIGTHRLLQTGVRWKDLGLVVVDEEQRFGVEHKEHIKALRSHVDVLTMSATPIPRTLEMSLAGIREMSTILTPPEERYPVLTYVGPHDDKQIAAALRRELLRDGQAFYVHNRVSSIDRAAAHVRELVPEARVVVAHGQMPEELLERTVQGFWNREYDILVCTTIVETGLDISNANTLIVERADTFGLSQLHQLRGRVGRSRERGYAYFLYPPNAPLTETAYDRLATIAQNNELGAGMAVALKDLEIRGAGNVLGVEQSGHVAGVGFDLYVRLVGEAVEAYRAAADGQTVTTPEETKDVRIDLPVDAHLPPDYISSDRLRLEGYRRLASASSDSDIAAVIEELVDRYGPLPEPAERLVAVARLRLLCKASGITEVSAVSATTVRLSPLTLPDSAQVRLARMYPGGRYRATTSTVQVPIPRAGGIGAGHIRDVELVQMVADLVTALAGKPQQDVGMTNTGKERA encoded by the coding sequence ATGACCGCACCGGGGACTGCGAGCCCAGATACCCCGATCGCGGGGCTCGTCGAATTGGCGCTCACCGCGCCGACATTTCAACAGCTGATCGAGCGCGCCTCCGATCGACCTGAACAATTGCCGCTGGTCGGGCCCGCGAGCGCGCGCCTCTACGTCGCTGCTGCGCTGGCCCGGCAGGGGCCGCTTCTGGTGGTCACCGCTACGGGTCGGGAAGCCGACGACCTGAGCGCCGAACTGCGCGGCGTGCTCGGCGACGCGGTTGCGGTTTTTCCGTCCTGGGAGACGCTGCCGCACGAGCGGCTTTCGCCCGGCATCGACACCGTCGGCACCCGGATGATGGTGCTGCGCCGGCTGGCCCATCCCGATGATGCCCGGCTTGGCCCACCACTGCGCGTCGTGGTGACCGCTGTCCGTTCCCTGCTGCAGCCGATGGCGCCACAGCTGGGCCGCCAGGAGCCGCTGACTCTGACGGTCGGCGACGAGATTCCGTTCGAGGACCTCGTCCAACGCCTGGTCGATCTGGCCTATACGCGCGTCGACATGGTCGGACGGCGCGGTGAGTTCGCCGTGCGCGGCGGCATTCTGGACATCTTCGCCCCGACCGCCGAGCACCCCGTGCGCATCGAATTCTGGGGTGACGAGATCACCGAGATGCGGATGTTCTCGGTCGCCGACCAGCGCTCGATCCCGGAGATCGACGTCGACACGTTAGTAGCCGTCGCATGCCGCGAGCTGCTGCTCACCGACGATGTCCGGGCCCGCGCTGCCGAGCTGGCCGGCAAACATCCGGCGTCGGAGAACACGGTCACCGGCAGCATCATCGACATGCTGGCCAAGCTGGCCGAAGGCATCCCGGTCGACGGCATGGAGGCGCTGCAATCTGTGTTGCAACCCTCGAACGACGGGGCCCATACGCTGCTCACCGATCAGCTGGCCGAGGGAACCCCGGTGCTCATCTGCGATCCGGAAAAGGTGCGGACGCGCGCCGCCGACCTGATCAAGACGGGCCGGGAGTTCCTGGAAGCGTCCTGGTCGGTCGCGGCCCTGGGCACCGATGCGCCGGTCGACGTCGAACAGCTGGGCGGTTCGGGCTTCGCCGAACTCGACGAGGCGCGGGAGGCGGCCCGCGCGGCCGGCCATCCGTGGTGGACGCTGAGCCAGCTGTCCGATGAGTCGGCGCTCGAACTCGACATCAGGTCCGCCCCGTCGGCACGCGGGCACCAGCACGATATCGACGGAATCTTCGCCATGCTGCGCGCGCACGTCGCCACCGGTGGCTACGCGGCGATGGTGGCGCCCGGCACCGGGACCGCGCACCGCATGGTCGAGCGGCTGGCCGAGTCCGACATCCCCGCCGGCATGCTGGACCCGGGCCAGACGCCCAAGTCCGGAGTCGTCGGCGTCCTGCGCGGTCCGCTGCACGACGGGGTCGTCATCGCGGGCGCCAACCTGGTCGTCATCACCGAGGCCGACCTGACGGGCAGCCGGGCCACCGCCAGTGAGGGCAAACGGCTCGCTGCCAAGCGGCGCAACACCGTCGATCCGCTGGCGCTTCAGGCCGGTGACCTGGTGGTTCACGATCAGCACGGCATCGGGCGGTTCGTGGAAATGGTGGAACGCACGGTAGGTGGGGCGCGTCGGGAGTACCTGGTGCTGGAGTACGCGTCCTCCAAAAGGGGTGGGGGTTCCGACAAGCTGTACGTCCCGATGGACTCACTCGACCAGTTGTCGCGCTACGTGGGCGGGCAGGCGCCGGCGCTGAGCAAACTCGGCGGCAGCGACTGGACCAACACGAAGACCAAAGCCCGCCGCGCGGTGCGTGAGATCGCCGGTGAGTTGGTGGCGCTGTACGCCAAGCGGCAGGCCAGCCCGGGACACGCGTTCGCGCCGGACACACCCTGGCAGGCCGAGATGGAGGACGCGTTCGGCTTCACCGAGACCATGGACCAGCTCACCGCGATCACCGAGGTCAAGTCCGACATGGAGAAGGCGATCCCGATGGACCGGGTGATCTGCGGCGACGTCGGCTACGGCAAGACCGAGATCGCGGTGCGGGCGGCGTTCAAGGCGGTTCAGGACGGCAAACAGGTCGCCGTACTGGTGCCGACCACGTTGCTGGCCGATCAGCATCTGCAGACCTTCACCGACCGGATGGCCGGCTTCCCGGTGACGGTCAAGGGGCTGTCCCGTTTCACCGACCCCGCTGAGTCCCGCAAGGTGATCGAGGGCATGGCCGACGGCTCGGTCGACGTGGTGATCGGTACCCACCGGCTGCTGCAGACTGGGGTGCGCTGGAAGGACCTCGGTCTGGTGGTCGTCGACGAGGAGCAGCGCTTCGGCGTCGAGCACAAGGAACACATCAAGGCGCTGCGCAGCCACGTCGACGTGCTGACGATGAGCGCCACGCCGATCCCGCGCACGCTCGAGATGAGCCTGGCCGGCATCCGCGAGATGTCGACGATCCTGACCCCGCCCGAAGAGCGCTACCCGGTGCTGACCTACGTCGGCCCGCACGACGACAAGCAGATCGCCGCCGCCCTGCGACGCGAGTTGCTGCGCGACGGGCAGGCCTTCTACGTGCACAACCGGGTGAGCTCCATCGACCGGGCCGCCGCCCACGTCCGCGAGCTGGTTCCTGAGGCGCGCGTGGTCGTCGCCCACGGACAGATGCCCGAAGAACTGCTGGAACGCACCGTGCAGGGCTTCTGGAACCGCGAATACGACATCCTGGTGTGCACCACGATCGTGGAAACCGGACTGGACATCTCCAACGCCAACACGCTGATCGTCGAGCGCGCCGACACCTTCGGCCTGTCCCAGCTGCATCAGTTGCGCGGGCGGGTGGGCCGCAGTCGCGAGCGCGGCTACGCGTACTTCCTCTACCCGCCGAACGCGCCGCTGACCGAGACGGCCTACGACCGGTTGGCGACGATCGCCCAGAACAACGAATTGGGCGCCGGCATGGCAGTGGCGCTCAAGGACCTGGAGATTCGTGGCGCGGGCAACGTGCTCGGCGTCGAGCAGTCCGGGCACGTCGCCGGGGTCGGTTTCGACCTGTACGTCCGGCTGGTCGGTGAGGCAGTGGAGGCTTACCGCGCCGCGGCCGACGGGCAGACGGTGACCACGCCGGAGGAGACCAAGGATGTGCGCATCGACCTGCCGGTCGATGCGCACCTACCGCCGGACTACATCTCCAGCGACCGGCTCCGGCTGGAGGGGTACCGCCGGCTGGCCTCCGCCTCGTCCGACAGCGATATCGCCGCCGTTATCGAAGAGCTCGTGGACCGCTACGGTCCATTGCCCGAGCCCGCCGAGCGACTGGTGGCCGTGGCGCGGCTGCGGTTGCTGTGCAAGGCCTCGGGCATCACCGAGGTCAGTGCCGTTTCGGCGACAACGGTTCGGCTGTCCCCGTTGACGCTGCCGGACTCCGCGCAGGTTCGCCTGGCGCGCATGTACCCGGGCGGCCGCTACCGTGCGACGACGTCGACGGTGCAGGTTCCCATACCGCGTGCGGGCGGTATCGGCGCCGGGCACATCCGCGATGTCGAGCTGGTGCAGATGGTTGCCGATTTGGTGACTGCGCTGGCCGGGAAACCGCAGCAAGATGTTGGTATGACGAACACGGGGAAGGAACGGGCCTGA
- a CDS encoding TetR/AcrR family transcriptional regulator has product MTGSERRRQLIGIARSLFAERGYEGTSIEEIAQRANVSKPVVYEHFGGKEGLYAVVVDREMSALLDGITSSLTNNRSRVRVERVALALLTYVEERTDGFRIMLRDSPAAISSGTYSSLLNDAVSQVSSILAGDFARRGLDPDLAPLYAQALVGSVSMTAQWWLDTREPKKEVVAAHLVNLMWNGLTHLEADPQLQDE; this is encoded by the coding sequence ATGACCGGTAGCGAGCGTCGGCGCCAACTCATCGGCATCGCCCGCTCGCTGTTCGCCGAACGCGGCTACGAAGGCACGTCGATCGAGGAGATCGCCCAGCGCGCCAATGTCTCGAAGCCCGTCGTCTACGAGCATTTCGGCGGCAAGGAAGGCCTCTACGCCGTCGTCGTGGACCGGGAGATGTCGGCATTGCTGGACGGCATCACCTCGTCGCTGACCAACAACCGGTCCCGAGTGCGCGTCGAGCGGGTCGCGCTGGCATTGCTCACCTACGTCGAGGAACGCACCGACGGGTTCCGCATCATGCTCCGCGACTCGCCCGCAGCGATCAGCTCGGGCACCTACTCCAGCCTGCTCAACGACGCCGTCAGCCAGGTCAGCTCCATCCTCGCCGGGGACTTCGCCCGCCGCGGACTGGATCCCGACCTGGCGCCGCTCTACGCCCAGGCGCTGGTGGGTTCGGTGTCGATGACGGCCCAGTGGTGGCTGGACACCCGGGAGCCAAAAAAGGAAGTTGTGGCCGCGCACCTGGTCAATCTGATGTGGAATGGCCTCACCCACCTGGAGGCCGACCCGCAACTGCAGGACGAGTAG